The Leucobacter viscericola sequence GTCACCATTAAGCAGATCGAAAACAGCATCATCGATCAGGCTTTCGCCAACGGCTGGGTGCAGCCGCAGCCGCCGTCTCGCCTCACCGGTAAGACGGTCGCGGTGGTTGGATCGGGGCCGGCCGGTCTCGCCGCGGCGCAGCAGCTCACGCGCGCGGGCCACACTGTAGCCGTTTACGAACGCGACGCTGAGCCGGGTGGACTGCTGCGTTACGGCATTCCCGACTTCAAACTGGAAAAAGAGCTCGTTGCGCGCCGCGTCGAGCAGCTGCGCGCCGAGGGCACACGCTTCCGTTGCGGTGTTGAGATCGGTGGCAGCGAGGCCGGGCGAGACATGAGCTGGGCAGAGCTGCGGCGCCGCTTCGACGCGGTGGTTGTTGCGACGGGCGCGACGATCCCGCGCGAACTGCCGCTGCCGGGTCGCGACCTCGCGGGTGTGATGCCCGCGATGGACTACCTCGTTGCCGCGAACCTGGTGCAGTCGGGCGCGGCAGAGTCAACTCCGTTTGACGCTGCTGGCAAACACGTCATCGTGATCGGGGGCGGCGACACCGGCTCCGACTGTGTCGGTACCGCGCACCGGCAGGGCGCGAAGTCGGTTACGAGCCTCGCGATCGGGCGGCAGCCGGGTGTCGAGCGGGCGGAGCATCAGCCGTGGCCCGTGCACCCGACGCTGTTTGAGGTGTCGAGTTCTCACGAGGAGGGTGGCGAGCGCAGTTATCTCGCCTCGACGGTTGAGTTTGTGGCGGGGGAGTCTGGTGAGGTGCGCGGCTTGCGTGTCGCCGAGACCGGCTTCGTTGATGGCCGCCGCGAGCCGACCCCCGGCACCGAACGGCTCATCAAAGCCGATCTGGTGCTCATTGCGATGGGATTCACCGGGCCCGAGCAGATCGAAGAGTCCGCGTTTGTGCTGCCGGTTGGGTCGCGCGGTGCCTTCGAGCGCGAGCGTGACTACTCGACCGACCTACCCGGAGTGTTTGTTGCTGGTGATGCCGGCCGCGGGCAGTCGCTCATCGTGTGGGCGATCGCCGAGGGGCGCGCCGCCGCGGCCTCGGTCGACGCGTATCTCACGGGGGAGACGGTACTGCCGTCGCCCGTTACCGCTGACGCCAGGGCGTTCGC is a genomic window containing:
- a CDS encoding glutamate synthase subunit beta yields the protein MADARGFLKVRERELAPKRPVALRLQDWRDVVDPADPTVVARQASRCMDCGVAFCHQGCPLGNLIPEWNDLTYRGRERDAIERLHETNNFPEFTGRACPAPCESACVLGINQPAVTIKQIENSIIDQAFANGWVQPQPPSRLTGKTVAVVGSGPAGLAAAQQLTRAGHTVAVYERDAEPGGLLRYGIPDFKLEKELVARRVEQLRAEGTRFRCGVEIGGSEAGRDMSWAELRRRFDAVVVATGATIPRELPLPGRDLAGVMPAMDYLVAANLVQSGAAESTPFDAAGKHVIVIGGGDTGSDCVGTAHRQGAKSVTSLAIGRQPGVERAEHQPWPVHPTLFEVSSSHEEGGERSYLASTVEFVAGESGEVRGLRVAETGFVDGRREPTPGTERLIKADLVLIAMGFTGPEQIEESAFVLPVGSRGAFERERDYSTDLPGVFVAGDAGRGQSLIVWAIAEGRAAAASVDAYLTGETVLPSPVTADARAFA